Genomic DNA from Elgaria multicarinata webbii isolate HBS135686 ecotype San Diego chromosome 2, rElgMul1.1.pri, whole genome shotgun sequence:
AAGAAGGAAGCAGCACTGAATCACTtggcagcactttcaaatagtatttctactcagaactaagcatGAGCAAACATGTCTTCTCCCAAgtaagcagggcaggaagataggGGGAATACATTACCAAGTTTTTTTTATTCCCCTCAGAATATAAAGGCTGCTCTTGCCCCCAAATCCCTGTATCCGTTTACCTGAAACCAGGCAGGCTTGATCCCCTCAAAAGGGGCAACTCTCCCTATAATTTTCATGCAATTCTGCTAGGAAATAAAAAGGTTATCAACAGTTCCCAATTCTGACCAAGAGGGGAAAATGTTATAGCCATTTTTGGCGTTCCCATGATGCTGAGAAACAAAAAACCTAGATTTCTGAATGTCAACTTTGGTTTGGTATTGAGTTAAAGCACACAGCCTCCAAACTGCTTTGAGTTGAATCAGGTCATTTTCTGAAGCACCAATTCAGGATCCAAGCCAAAGCTTTGGGTAAGTGTACACTACTAGGATCATGGCATGGATTTATATGAAATTGTATGTTTTCTGCAAATTAAATAACAATATTTTCATGGCCTTGACTTGGAAGTCAGTTCATGAACGGTTTATGGGAAGCGCTACAGCTCAatagtagagcacatactttgtatgcaaagagtcccaggtttaatcctggGATTGctaggtaaggctgggaaaaggCCCACAAAGTGAGCAAGATAGACTAATGGTTTGATGATAAAAGGCGGCTtcgggtaaccatatggaaaggaggacagggctcctgtatctttaacagtttaatagaaaagggaatttcagcaggtgtcattttgtatgcatgcagcacctggtgaagttccctatttaacaaaagttaaagctgcaggagccctgccctcttgtccagatacaaaatagggcagggctccttcagctttaactgttgtgatgaagagggaatttcaccaggtgctgcatgcatacaaatgacacctgctgaaatttccttttctatgtagctgttagatacaggagccctgtccgccttttcatatgggcagtctctctctctccccctctccctgtttTTCCATCCCAAAAAGCAGACAGGGTTCAGTTGAGCTTTAGGGGCTCCTATGCACAGGAgaagaaacgtgtgtgtgtgtgtgtaatcatgtGTTATTTCAATAACAGAGAATTGAGTACCCCATGAAAGAATCACTGCTGCCTCTTGCATAAAGGTTGCCATATTTCTTTGATAAGGATGAGGATGGATGAGGATTTGTGACATTAATTACCCAACTTTCTTAAATAGAGTAATCAAGGAAAACATTAGTGCCTTATGTCTCTCATTATATTTGTATGGCTCTCTCTTTCACCTAATCATCTTTTAAAGATATTTTCATAGCAGACTGTGATAAATCCCACTCTACTTCCATAGAGATTACATCCATTTATACAGGAAAAATATTCAGAAGTGATTCAATTTATGCTTGGGACCTACAGGTAGCTAAGGGAATTGTCTTTCCTGCCTACGCTGCTTCTATATGGTAACTTTTGTAGACCTCCACCATTTCTCTCACTTTGTCCACATTTATAGAGCAACAGCAATAAAAAGCTTATGTAGTAAGAAAACACAGCTTTCTGATTTATTttagtgaaaaagaaaagaaaagttataCATGCATCTTATATACTATCTTGCTCACAGCATTCTTCATATCTTTGTTCCTCAGGCTGTAGATGAGTGGGTTGAGTGAGGAAATCACAAGAGTATAAAACACAGAAACGACTTTGTCCTGATCCATTGAGAAGCTGGATCCAGGCCGTATATACATGAAGATGATGGTTCCAAAGAAGATGGTGACGGTAGTCAGATGGGAGGCACAGGTGGAGAAGGCTTTATATCTTCCCTGGGCAGAGTGGATCCGCAGAATAGCAAACACAATGGCAATGTAGGAGATCAAGACAATCAGAAAAGTGGTCAGCACAATGACAACGGATAAAATGAAAAGCACATTGTGAGTGATATGGATGTCTGAACAGGACAACTTAAGCATTGGAGGAACATCGCAGAAAAAGTGGTTAATGATATTCATATTGCAGTAGTTCAAATTGTATATAAACATGGTTTGCAGAAATGAATTTGTAAAGCCACAGGCATGAGCAGCTATCACTAATATGGTGCACAACTTCTTTGACATAACAGCAAAATAGAGCAATGGGTTGCAGATGGCCGTGTAGCGATCGTATGCCATCACAGACAAAAGGCAACATTCAGTGGTCGCAAagaaggaaacaaagaaaaattGCACTGCGCATCCTATTAAGGAAATGCTTCTGTACTCTACCATAAAGGTCATCAACAACTTGGGAGCAATGGTAGTAGAAAGACCAATATCTACAATGGAGAGGTTTCTGAGGAAAAAATACATTGGGGTGTGAAGCTGAGCATCAATCTTAGTTAAGATGATTATACTAATGTTCCCCACTAGCGAGGTAACGTAGATGACCAAGAAGAGGATGAAGAGGGGGACCTGAAGTTCTGGG
This window encodes:
- the LOC134393633 gene encoding olfactory receptor 5AP2-like encodes the protein MRQNHTTVTTFILVGFNDHPELQVPLFILFLVIYVTSLVGNISIIILTKIDAQLHTPMYFFLRNLSIVDIGLSTTIAPKLLMTFMVEYRSISLIGCAVQFFFVSFFATTECCLLSVMAYDRYTAICNPLLYFAVMSKKLCTILVIAAHACGFTNSFLQTMFIYNLNYCNMNIINHFFCDVPPMLKLSCSDIHITHNVLFILSVVIVLTTFLIVLISYIAIVFAILRIHSAQGRYKAFSTCASHLTTVTIFFGTIIFMYIRPGSSFSMDQDKVVSVFYTLVISSLNPLIYSLRNKDMKNAVSKIVYKMHV